A window of the Lagopus muta isolate bLagMut1 chromosome 1, bLagMut1 primary, whole genome shotgun sequence genome harbors these coding sequences:
- the LOC125700761 gene encoding lysozyme g isoform X2 has translation MHLVLTLLGFSTLLGMCQARTDCYGNVNRIDTTGASCNTAKPEGLNYCGVQASRKIAERDLGNMNRYKILIKRVGEALCIEPAVIAGIISRESHAGTILKNGWGDNGNGFGLMQVDKRHHNIEGTWNGETHISQGTRILIDMIKKIQRKFPRWTRDQQLKGGISAYNVGPGNVRSYERMDIGTLHDDYGNDVVARAQYFKQHGY, from the exons ATGCACCTGGTGCTCACGCTGCTGGGCTTCTCCACCCTCCTGG GTATGTGCCAGGCCCGCACAGATTGCTATGGCAATGTAAACAGAATCGATACCACGGGTGCTTCATGCAACACTGCAAAACCAGAGGGCTTAAACTACTGTG GAGTTCAAGCTTCAAGAAAGATTGCTGAACGGGACCTAGGAAATATGAATAGATACAAAATACTCATTAAGAGAGTTGGTGAAGCATTATGTATTGAGCCTGCTGTGATTGCTGGCATCATCTCTCGGGAATCTCACGCTGGCACAATACTGAAGAATGGCTGGGGTGACAATGGAAATGGATTTGGTTTAATGCAG GTTGACAAAAGACACCATAACATTGAGGGAACGTGGAATGGAGAAACCCATATCAGTCAGGGCACAAGAATACTTATTGACatgataaagaaaatacagagaaaattcCCACGTTGGACAAGGGATCAACAGCTAAAAG GTGGCATTTCTGCCTACAATGTTGGCCCTGGAAATGTCCGAAGCTATGAGAGAATGGACATTGGCACTCTCCATGATGACTACGGCAATGATGTGGTTGCTCGAGCCCAGTATTTCAAGCAGCATGGATACTAG
- the LOC125700761 gene encoding lysozyme g isoform X1: protein MRSSLEQPQINVPPYLPFPNLDCYQIVLGHKVLTSPASLAEEEVSSEGWVGAGHKAQGASCKVQDAECRMLTSFHTTFSGMCQARTDCYGNVNRIDTTGASCNTAKPEGLNYCGVQASRKIAERDLGNMNRYKILIKRVGEALCIEPAVIAGIISRESHAGTILKNGWGDNGNGFGLMQVDKRHHNIEGTWNGETHISQGTRILIDMIKKIQRKFPRWTRDQQLKGGISAYNVGPGNVRSYERMDIGTLHDDYGNDVVARAQYFKQHGY from the exons ATGCGTTCATCCCTTGAGCAGCCCCAGATTAACGTGCCTCCCTATCTCCCCTTCCCAAATCTCGATTGTTATCAAATTGTGTTGGGACATAAGGTGCTCACTTCTCCTGCAAGTCTTGCTGAAGAAGAGGTTAGCTCTGAGGGGTGGGTGGGTGCAGGACACAAGGCGCAGGGTGCAAGTTGCAAAGTGCAGGATGCAGAGTGCAGGATGCTTACGTCTTTTCATACAACATTTTCAGGTATGTGCCAGGCCCGCACAGATTGCTATGGCAATGTAAACAGAATCGATACCACGGGTGCTTCATGCAACACTGCAAAACCAGAGGGCTTAAACTACTGTG GAGTTCAAGCTTCAAGAAAGATTGCTGAACGGGACCTAGGAAATATGAATAGATACAAAATACTCATTAAGAGAGTTGGTGAAGCATTATGTATTGAGCCTGCTGTGATTGCTGGCATCATCTCTCGGGAATCTCACGCTGGCACAATACTGAAGAATGGCTGGGGTGACAATGGAAATGGATTTGGTTTAATGCAG GTTGACAAAAGACACCATAACATTGAGGGAACGTGGAATGGAGAAACCCATATCAGTCAGGGCACAAGAATACTTATTGACatgataaagaaaatacagagaaaattcCCACGTTGGACAAGGGATCAACAGCTAAAAG GTGGCATTTCTGCCTACAATGTTGGCCCTGGAAATGTCCGAAGCTATGAGAGAATGGACATTGGCACTCTCCATGATGACTACGGCAATGATGTGGTTGCTCGAGCCCAGTATTTCAAGCAGCATGGATACTAG
- the LOC125700782 gene encoding lysozyme g-like, with the protein MLSSRAAEYQLQLLHPVFSGVLGQLRRATTMITALFLLGLSALFAPSMSYSCYGDISALQAPTVSCTAVRAQDCGPAALRRTVEADVIRLRKYEVPIKRVARRLCLDPALIAAIISQESRAGLLLNNGWDQGQQRYGLMQIDRRYYQPFGTWDSEDHINQCSSMLVAGINEMRARHPAWSWDQQLRGGICTYHARAGNLQMYDEDPCSRDNNYVNSVIRRAQYFKRNGF; encoded by the exons ATGCTTTCTTCCAGGGCTGCTGAATATCAGCTCCAACTTCTTCATCCTGTGTTTTCAGGTGTCCTGGGGCAGCTGAGGAGAGCCACCACCATGATCACTGCACTGTTCTTGCTGGGCCTTTCGGCCCTGTTTG ctCCATCCATGAGCTACAGTTGCTATGGTGATATCAGTGCTCTTCAAGCACCCACAGTTTCCTGCACAGCCGTAAGAGCCCAGGACTGCG gccctgctgctctgaggaGGACGGTGGAAGCGGATGTCATCCGCTTGAGGAAATACGAGGTGCCCATTAAGAGAGTGGCCAGAAGGCTTTGCTTGGACCCGGCTCTCATTGCTGCCATCATCTCTCAGGAGAGCCGCGCCGGCCTTCTGTTGAACAACGGCTGGGACCAGGGCCAGCAGCGGTACGGCCTGATGCAG ATTGACAGGAGGTATTATCAGCCCTTTGGGACGTGGGACAGTGAGGATCACATAAACCAATGTTCGAGCATGCTGGTGGCAGGAATCAACGAAATGAGGGCAAGGCACCCTGCCTGGAGCTGGGACCAGCAGCTGCGAG GGGGAATCTGCACCTACCATGCAAGAGCCGGCAACCTCCAGATGTACGATGAAGACCCCTGCAGCAGAGATAACAACTATGTCAACAGCGTGATCAGGAGGGCCCAATACTTCAAGAGAAATGGGTTCTAG